Proteins encoded within one genomic window of Labrys wisconsinensis:
- the phnH gene encoding phosphonate C-P lyase system protein PhnH, translating to MTAQASRPAAALSEAALRDQTIFRTLLRGLSFPGRVVPLPALAQAPEPLCPALSGLMLGLLDQDAGLWLSPGLDCSPVRAFLIHRASVRFVTTPREAAIAAIGDPADLPGLDDFHPGEPACPERSTTVLLRVPALTGGPAIALRGPGIETSAVLAPRGLSAGFWGEWARNHARYPLGIDLIMTDGIGLAGLPRSVGQE from the coding sequence ATGACGGCGCAGGCGTCCCGGCCAGCGGCCGCACTTTCGGAAGCGGCGCTGCGCGACCAGACGATTTTCCGCACCCTGTTGCGGGGCCTTTCCTTTCCCGGGCGCGTCGTTCCGCTCCCCGCCCTCGCGCAGGCGCCGGAGCCGCTTTGTCCGGCGCTGTCCGGGCTGATGCTCGGGCTTCTCGACCAGGATGCGGGCCTCTGGCTCTCGCCGGGTCTCGATTGCAGTCCGGTGCGCGCCTTTCTCATCCATCGCGCGTCGGTACGCTTCGTCACGACCCCGCGCGAAGCCGCGATCGCGGCGATCGGCGATCCCGCCGACCTGCCCGGACTGGACGACTTCCATCCCGGCGAGCCCGCTTGTCCCGAGCGTTCGACCACGGTGCTGCTGCGTGTGCCGGCACTGACGGGCGGACCCGCCATCGCCCTGCGCGGCCCCGGGATCGAGACCTCGGCGGTGCTGGCGCCGCGCGGCCTGTCGGCCGGCTTCTGGGGCGAGTGGGCCCGCAACCATGCCCGCTATCCCCTGGGCATCGACCTGATCATGACCGATGGCATCGGGCTCGCCGGCCTGCCGCGCAGCGTCGGGCAGGAGTAG
- the phnG gene encoding phosphonate C-P lyase system protein PhnG, giving the protein MSETTASPQARCRRDAAFRPERPDRRSLISTLALARLADLDALWDAIADKPSFAWLKEPQRGAAMVRARAGGTGMTFNLGEMTVTRCVIQLETGEIGVAYVAGRSRRHATLAAIFDAMLQRETGAGRPILHGVERLAGEIIERRRRAAAEAAATKVDFSMLVQGADT; this is encoded by the coding sequence GTGTCCGAGACGACCGCTTCTCCGCAGGCGCGCTGCAGACGGGACGCCGCCTTCCGTCCCGAGCGGCCCGACCGCCGCAGCCTGATCTCCACCCTGGCCCTGGCGCGCCTGGCCGATCTCGACGCGCTGTGGGACGCGATTGCCGACAAGCCGTCCTTCGCCTGGCTCAAGGAACCCCAGCGCGGCGCCGCCATGGTGCGGGCGCGCGCCGGCGGCACCGGCATGACGTTCAACCTCGGCGAAATGACCGTCACGCGCTGCGTGATCCAGCTCGAGACCGGCGAGATCGGCGTGGCCTACGTGGCCGGACGCAGCCGCCGTCACGCGACGCTCGCCGCGATCTTCGACGCGATGCTGCAGCGAGAGACCGGCGCCGGCCGGCCGATCCTGCACGGTGTCGAGCGGCTCGCCGGGGAGATCATCGAGCGCCGCCGCCGCGCCGCCGCCGAAGCCGCGGCGACCAAGGTCGATTTCAGCATGCTGGTGCAGGGAGCGGACACATGA
- a CDS encoding extracellular solute-binding protein, translated as MRIPVLSMMLAAIAACVFGMASGTAAWAQTTLQVFYAYPNNYKPVLERIAGEFEAAHPDIKISFWPPASSYDTATPQMLRGALVGQIPDVFFTGLNYLRVLKDRDLLVPLDGFVQGPAQWKAMGYRDSMLALGRLGDEVYALPFAISMPVLYVNEDLVRRAGLTVAGLPQDWRGLAEAGRRIAALDPGYVGFFFAYDASGNWGLQQLVNSAGGEMGTPDGCRLRFDERPGQSAFETLETFHALGMPAYSQDQVRAAFAAGTVGIYAGSTSQIARMATVAAGKFSLRILPLPLSGEAGRLPAGGSVAAITTRDPALRKAAWEFLTFATGPVSSKHVATYTGYMPGNQKALDDPALLGPAYAEAPNNRAGLAALAVGTGWYNWGGPNGVRIVDVIQEAINAVVTGRRRAAEALPALAGQVRPLLAGCTR; from the coding sequence ATGCGCATTCCGGTTCTCAGCATGATGTTGGCCGCCATCGCTGCATGCGTGTTCGGGATGGCATCGGGAACGGCAGCATGGGCGCAGACCACGCTGCAGGTGTTCTATGCCTATCCGAACAATTACAAGCCGGTGCTGGAACGCATCGCCGGCGAGTTCGAAGCGGCCCATCCCGACATCAAGATCTCTTTCTGGCCCCCCGCCAGCAGCTACGACACGGCGACGCCGCAGATGCTGCGCGGCGCCCTCGTCGGGCAGATCCCGGACGTGTTCTTCACCGGCCTCAACTATCTGCGCGTGCTGAAGGACCGGGACCTGCTGGTGCCGCTCGACGGCTTCGTGCAGGGACCGGCGCAGTGGAAGGCGATGGGCTATCGCGACTCGATGCTCGCCCTGGGCCGCCTCGGCGACGAGGTCTACGCCCTGCCCTTCGCCATTTCCATGCCGGTCCTCTATGTGAACGAGGATCTGGTGCGGCGCGCCGGGCTGACCGTGGCGGGTCTGCCGCAGGACTGGCGCGGCCTCGCGGAGGCAGGGCGCAGGATCGCGGCGCTCGATCCGGGCTATGTCGGCTTCTTCTTCGCCTACGACGCCTCCGGCAATTGGGGCCTGCAGCAGCTGGTCAACAGCGCCGGCGGCGAGATGGGCACGCCCGACGGCTGCCGGTTGCGCTTCGACGAAAGGCCGGGCCAATCCGCCTTCGAGACGCTGGAGACGTTCCACGCGCTGGGCATGCCCGCCTACAGCCAGGACCAGGTTCGGGCCGCCTTTGCCGCCGGCACGGTGGGCATCTATGCCGGCTCCACCTCGCAGATCGCCCGCATGGCGACGGTGGCCGCCGGCAAGTTCAGCCTGCGCATCCTGCCCCTTCCCTTGTCCGGCGAGGCCGGCCGCCTGCCGGCGGGCGGCTCGGTCGCGGCGATCACGACCAGGGATCCCGCTCTGCGCAAGGCAGCCTGGGAATTCCTGACCTTCGCGACCGGCCCGGTCAGCTCCAAGCACGTGGCGACATACACGGGCTACATGCCGGGCAACCAGAAGGCGCTGGACGATCCGGCGCTGCTCGGGCCGGCCTATGCCGAGGCGCCCAACAATCGAGCCGGCCTCGCCGCGCTCGCCGTCGGCACCGGCTGGTACAACTGGGGCGGCCCCAACGGCGTCAGGATCGTCGACGTCATCCAGGAGGCGATCAACGCGGTCGTCACCGGCCGCCGGCGCGCGGCCGAGGCGCTCCCCGCCCTCGCCGGGCAGGTCCGGCCGCTGCTTGCCGGCTGCACCCGCTGA
- a CDS encoding alpha-D-ribose 1-methylphosphonate 5-triphosphate diphosphatase, with the protein MLPASIADRLAQPAPAPAWTIRNARIVTPEGVVAGALTVAEGRIAAIDAERRAGAGLDLGGDYLLPGFIDVHTDNLEKHIVARPGVFWNPVAAVLAHDALTIAAGITTVFDSLVVGAMGKPDRLKALPMMVEGLDAARRRGLLRADHRLHLRCEVPRADIVELASPFLRDPRLVFATLMEDSAPRDRDRFRFVMGTRGITDEACLATLEEESNADGAANLGARRRALVEAFSARGIACASHDDTRGWHIEEARDLGMTICEFPVTPEAMDAAGAAGMTVIAGAPNVVFGRSHKGFLSMRERTAAGAVQILCSDYIPSSLLRAVFLLADGGMPLEAATALVSARPAQTFGLDDRGAIAPGRRADLLHVAVIDGEPALRNVWVEGRPVF; encoded by the coding sequence ATGCTCCCCGCCTCCATCGCCGACCGTCTCGCCCAACCCGCTCCCGCTCCTGCGTGGACGATCCGCAACGCCCGCATCGTGACGCCGGAAGGGGTCGTCGCCGGTGCGCTCACGGTGGCGGAGGGGCGGATCGCGGCAATCGACGCGGAGCGGCGGGCGGGCGCCGGCCTCGACCTCGGCGGCGACTATCTGCTGCCAGGCTTCATCGACGTCCACACCGACAATCTGGAAAAGCACATCGTCGCCCGTCCCGGCGTGTTCTGGAATCCGGTCGCAGCCGTTCTGGCGCATGACGCGCTGACCATCGCTGCGGGCATCACCACGGTGTTCGACTCGCTGGTGGTCGGCGCGATGGGCAAGCCGGACCGGCTGAAGGCGCTGCCGATGATGGTCGAGGGTCTCGACGCCGCGCGCCGGCGCGGCCTGCTGCGCGCGGACCATCGGCTGCACCTGCGTTGCGAGGTGCCGCGCGCCGACATCGTCGAGCTGGCTTCGCCCTTCCTCCGCGATCCCCGGCTCGTCTTCGCTACCCTGATGGAGGACAGCGCGCCGCGCGATCGCGACCGCTTCCGCTTCGTGATGGGCACCCGCGGGATCACGGACGAGGCTTGCCTCGCCACCCTCGAAGAAGAGAGCAACGCCGACGGCGCCGCCAATCTCGGAGCGCGCCGCCGGGCGCTGGTCGAGGCCTTCTCCGCACGCGGCATCGCTTGCGCCAGCCATGACGACACGCGCGGCTGGCACATCGAGGAAGCGCGCGATCTCGGCATGACCATCTGCGAGTTCCCGGTGACGCCGGAGGCCATGGATGCGGCGGGCGCCGCCGGCATGACGGTGATCGCCGGGGCGCCGAACGTGGTGTTCGGCCGGTCGCACAAGGGCTTCCTGTCGATGCGCGAGCGGACGGCGGCCGGCGCGGTGCAGATCCTGTGCTCCGACTACATCCCTTCAAGCCTCCTTCGGGCGGTCTTCCTCCTCGCCGATGGCGGCATGCCGCTCGAAGCGGCGACGGCGCTGGTCAGCGCCCGGCCGGCGCAGACCTTCGGCCTCGATGATCGCGGCGCCATCGCGCCCGGGCGACGGGCGGACCTGCTCCACGTCGCGGTGATCGACGGCGAGCCGGCGCTGCGGAACGTCTGGGTGGAGGGACGCCCGGTATTCTGA
- a CDS encoding metallophosphoesterase family protein encodes MASTIILVSDMHLSRARPFFQFNWEIFLQAMRADPPDLVLAGGDVALNAPSHPDDLAYAREQLDRLPCPWLMVPGNHDVGNNPPPPETIDTRGEITISQALLDHYRNVMGPDFWTRDIDGWRIIGLDGLLCGSGLPAEAEQAAFLKDAMAGAGARPVSLFFHKPVFRDDIGETDIFQSVWYPRARGLIRPYLASGHVRLVLSGHTHEGRDETVGPTRHVWIPSLAFVTDMQGEWRPDLRGRRRVGWLRMRLGLGLAETIEIVRHEPDELLITDISGWMRCGGIRHYEAFTGRRRFPGMPDTEAADR; translated from the coding sequence ATGGCTTCGACGATCATCCTCGTCTCCGACATGCATCTGTCGCGGGCGCGTCCGTTCTTCCAGTTCAACTGGGAAATCTTCCTGCAGGCAATGCGAGCGGACCCGCCCGATCTCGTGCTGGCGGGCGGCGATGTCGCGCTCAACGCGCCGAGCCATCCCGACGACCTCGCCTATGCGCGCGAGCAGCTCGACCGCCTGCCCTGCCCCTGGCTGATGGTGCCGGGCAACCACGACGTGGGCAACAACCCGCCGCCGCCCGAGACGATCGACACGAGAGGTGAGATCACGATCTCGCAGGCGCTGCTCGACCATTATCGCAATGTCATGGGCCCGGATTTCTGGACGCGCGACATCGACGGGTGGCGGATCATCGGCCTCGACGGCCTGCTGTGCGGCTCGGGCCTCCCCGCCGAGGCGGAGCAGGCCGCTTTCCTGAAAGACGCCATGGCGGGGGCCGGCGCGCGGCCGGTGTCGCTGTTCTTCCACAAGCCGGTGTTCCGCGACGACATCGGCGAGACCGACATCTTTCAGAGCGTCTGGTATCCGCGGGCGCGCGGCCTGATCCGTCCGTACCTGGCGAGCGGACATGTGCGCCTGGTCCTGTCCGGGCACACGCACGAGGGGCGCGACGAGACCGTCGGCCCGACGCGCCATGTCTGGATACCCTCCCTCGCCTTCGTCACGGACATGCAGGGCGAGTGGCGGCCCGATCTGCGCGGCCGGCGGCGCGTGGGCTGGCTGCGGATGCGGCTGGGACTGGGGCTGGCAGAGACGATCGAGATCGTCCGCCACGAGCCCGACGAGCTTCTCATCACCGACATATCGGGCTGGATGCGCTGCGGCGGCATCCGTCACTACGAAGCCTTTACCGGCCGCCGGCGCTTTCCGGGGATGCCGGACACCGAAGCCGCCGATCGTTGA
- a CDS encoding endonuclease/exonuclease/phosphatase family protein, with translation MKLATYNIHFGVGRDGRCDLARALDAVRDVDIIGLQEVDSHWDRSGNVDQVELIRELMPEHDLAYGPGVEVVKRDAATGDVVRGRRRRSGNVVLSRYPILTARNFPLPKYGAAGPKLDIQKALIEVSVDTPLGPLRVYNTHLCHLSEEQRALQLAFLLDIHRRARLEGAPLSGTHPKDASFASEPVLAPVPDNAVLLGDLNLLPSGQAYDLLAGATGNRWTRVPRLGGFVDAWVAAGRDEQIGIGQGEIDGATSGDRTRRIDYCFVGESLADRVEAIEVRYDAEGSDHYPVVVTMA, from the coding sequence ATGAAGCTGGCGACCTACAACATTCATTTCGGCGTCGGCCGCGACGGCCGCTGCGATCTGGCCCGCGCCCTCGATGCGGTGCGGGACGTCGACATCATCGGCCTGCAGGAGGTGGACAGCCATTGGGACCGCTCGGGCAATGTCGACCAGGTCGAGCTGATCCGCGAGCTGATGCCCGAGCACGATCTCGCCTACGGCCCCGGCGTCGAGGTGGTCAAGCGTGACGCTGCGACCGGCGACGTCGTGCGCGGCAGGCGCCGCCGCTCCGGCAATGTCGTCCTGTCGCGCTATCCGATCCTGACGGCACGCAATTTCCCCTTGCCGAAATACGGCGCCGCGGGTCCCAAGCTCGACATCCAGAAGGCGCTCATCGAAGTGAGTGTCGACACGCCGCTCGGGCCGCTCCGCGTCTACAACACCCATCTCTGCCATCTCTCCGAGGAGCAGCGGGCGCTGCAGCTGGCATTCTTGCTCGACATCCACCGGCGGGCCCGCTTGGAGGGCGCGCCGCTCAGCGGCACGCATCCCAAGGACGCCAGCTTCGCGTCCGAGCCGGTGCTGGCCCCCGTGCCGGACAATGCCGTGCTGCTGGGCGATCTCAACCTGCTGCCGAGCGGACAGGCCTATGACCTCCTCGCCGGCGCCACCGGCAATCGCTGGACCCGCGTGCCGCGGCTCGGCGGCTTCGTCGATGCCTGGGTCGCCGCGGGCCGTGACGAACAGATCGGCATCGGCCAGGGAGAGATCGACGGGGCGACCAGCGGCGATCGGACGCGCCGCATCGACTATTGCTTCGTCGGCGAAAGCCTGGCCGATCGCGTCGAGGCGATCGAGGTTCGCTACGACGCCGAGGGCTCGGACCACTATCCGGTCGTCGTCACCATGGCGTGA
- the phnF gene encoding phosphonate metabolism transcriptional regulator PhnF, with product MSSEGLPKLALWRRVQQDIEQQIRSGSLQPGAWLPSEGQLAASFDVHRHTVRRAIARLREKELVTVVHGKGAYVTDRQICYRIGRATRMTAAILRTGRTAQRRVLSSSEIRADKRLAALLSLPTGHPVCRVRTLRMIDEQPVSLTTYFYPLPRFAGIGRSIAETGSVSEALGRYGVTRMQRNDMHIRASLPSVQEARTLQIGRSKPLVELLSVNLDASGVPIQHVHGKIVSECLDVVVSLND from the coding sequence ATGAGCAGCGAAGGCCTGCCGAAGCTGGCGCTCTGGCGGCGCGTCCAGCAGGACATCGAGCAGCAGATCCGCAGCGGCAGCCTGCAGCCGGGGGCGTGGCTGCCCAGCGAGGGGCAGCTCGCGGCGTCCTTCGACGTGCATCGCCATACGGTCCGGCGTGCCATTGCGCGGCTCAGGGAGAAGGAGCTCGTCACCGTCGTCCACGGCAAGGGCGCCTATGTCACGGATCGCCAGATCTGCTACCGCATCGGCCGGGCCACGCGCATGACGGCCGCGATCCTGCGTACCGGACGGACCGCACAGCGCCGCGTGCTGTCGAGCAGCGAAATACGGGCCGACAAGCGGCTGGCCGCGCTGCTCTCCCTGCCCACGGGACACCCGGTCTGCCGGGTGCGGACATTGCGGATGATCGACGAGCAGCCGGTCTCGTTGACGACCTATTTCTATCCGCTGCCGCGGTTCGCCGGCATCGGCCGCTCGATCGCCGAGACCGGATCGGTGTCCGAGGCGCTCGGCCGGTATGGCGTCACCAGGATGCAGCGCAACGACATGCACATCCGCGCCTCGCTGCCGTCGGTGCAGGAAGCCCGGACCTTGCAGATCGGGCGCAGCAAGCCGCTCGTCGAGCTGCTCAGCGTCAATCTGGACGCCAGCGGCGTGCCGATCCAGCACGTGCACGGCAAGATCGTGTCGGAATGCCTCGACGTCGTGGTCTCGCTGAACGACTGA
- a CDS encoding extracellular solute-binding protein, with amino-acid sequence MKSSIAALAVISGLLAAGLGLAATMSATAARAGGALTVSFSNPAYKAFLEEAGRRFESDHPGVSVAYMAPVATHGEHLARTLRLAVTGELQDVSFQSYDQIAILARRGLGVPLNGLIAAEKDWNAVGLTPASVDACKVGDRIYALPFESATPTLFFNLDLVRRAGGDPDHLPTDWDGILALAGKIHALGDKITGGFFDYNASGNWTFQAMITSQGGRLMSEDDGKIAFDGPEGRRALDIIRRFGQTGMVDMSQDQAFQAFAAGQIGVITQANTYLSSFEEKARGHFEIRTMRWPLLSDRGRIPIGGRSMMMLTTDPKKQAIAWDYMKFVASAPMQTLLAKMTSTTPVNMIAIRGPDYLGAFYAQPNQRAAVEALQSVTGWYTFPGGNAARIVETLRTHLRNVAIEQTDVDKALAAMTSDVKALLP; translated from the coding sequence ATGAAGAGTTCGATTGCTGCCCTGGCCGTCATCTCCGGCCTTCTCGCGGCAGGCCTGGGACTTGCCGCGACGATGTCGGCGACGGCCGCGCGTGCCGGCGGCGCCCTCACCGTCTCGTTTTCCAATCCGGCCTACAAGGCGTTCCTCGAGGAGGCGGGGCGCCGCTTCGAGAGCGACCATCCGGGCGTGAGCGTCGCGTACATGGCCCCCGTCGCGACCCATGGCGAGCATCTGGCGCGAACCCTCAGGCTGGCGGTCACCGGCGAGCTCCAGGATGTTTCCTTCCAGAGCTACGACCAGATTGCCATCCTCGCCCGTCGCGGCCTCGGCGTGCCGCTGAACGGCCTCATCGCGGCGGAGAAGGACTGGAACGCCGTCGGCCTCACGCCCGCGTCCGTCGATGCCTGCAAGGTCGGCGACAGGATCTATGCGCTGCCATTCGAGAGCGCGACCCCGACGCTGTTCTTCAACCTGGATCTCGTCCGCCGCGCCGGCGGAGATCCGGACCATCTGCCGACCGACTGGGACGGCATCCTCGCGCTCGCCGGCAAGATCCACGCGCTCGGCGACAAGATCACCGGCGGCTTCTTCGACTACAACGCCAGCGGCAACTGGACCTTCCAGGCGATGATCACCAGCCAGGGCGGCCGGCTGATGAGCGAGGACGACGGCAAGATCGCCTTCGACGGGCCGGAAGGCCGCCGCGCGCTCGACATCATTCGCCGCTTCGGCCAGACCGGCATGGTCGACATGAGCCAGGATCAGGCCTTTCAGGCGTTCGCCGCCGGTCAGATCGGCGTGATCACGCAAGCGAACACCTATCTCAGCTCCTTCGAGGAGAAGGCCAGGGGCCATTTCGAGATCCGGACCATGCGCTGGCCGCTCCTGTCCGACAGGGGACGCATCCCCATCGGCGGCCGCAGCATGATGATGCTCACGACCGATCCGAAAAAGCAGGCGATCGCCTGGGACTACATGAAGTTCGTGGCGAGCGCTCCGATGCAGACGCTGCTGGCGAAGATGACGAGCACGACACCGGTCAACATGATCGCGATCCGCGGCCCGGACTATCTCGGGGCGTTCTATGCGCAGCCGAACCAGCGCGCCGCCGTGGAGGCGCTGCAGTCCGTGACCGGCTGGTACACGTTTCCAGGCGGCAACGCCGCCCGGATCGTCGAGACATTGCGCACCCATCTGCGCAACGTCGCCATCGAGCAGACCGACGTCGACAAGGCCCTCGCCGCCATGACGAGCGACGTCAAGGCCCTGCTCCCCTGA
- a CDS encoding AraC family transcriptional regulator, which yields MGPDLEVIQIRPGESFATSSHGYPYHTVRWHFHPEFELHLVAATSGRYFVGDFIGEFEPGNLVLTGPNLPHNWISDVPAGQRVPLRCRIIQFGEGFIAGAVQAFPELEGLSPLLDLSRRGVLFGKETSRGVAPLMEEIMQAHGVRRIELFMMILGLLSRERAKRVLASESYLPDPSGYMSAGINQALAYIRENLTQPFHEGDLAAIAGQSTGAFSRAFRRHTGMSLLQYVKRLRINLACQILMSEEQATISQICFEVGFNNLSNFNRQFLAEKGMPPSQFRRLLAANIATARAA from the coding sequence ATGGGACCCGACTTGGAGGTCATTCAGATCAGGCCGGGCGAGTCCTTTGCCACCAGCTCCCATGGCTATCCCTATCACACGGTGCGCTGGCATTTTCACCCCGAGTTCGAGCTCCACCTCGTGGCAGCGACCTCCGGCCGCTATTTCGTCGGCGACTTCATCGGCGAGTTCGAGCCCGGCAACCTGGTCCTGACCGGCCCCAACCTGCCGCACAACTGGATCAGCGACGTGCCGGCCGGCCAGAGGGTGCCGCTGCGCTGCCGCATCATCCAGTTCGGCGAAGGCTTCATCGCCGGCGCGGTGCAGGCCTTTCCCGAGCTGGAGGGCCTCTCGCCCCTGCTGGATCTGTCGCGCCGGGGCGTGCTGTTCGGCAAGGAGACGAGCCGGGGCGTCGCGCCGCTGATGGAGGAGATCATGCAGGCACACGGCGTCAGGCGCATCGAGCTCTTCATGATGATCCTCGGGTTGCTCAGCCGGGAGCGGGCCAAGCGGGTCCTCGCCAGCGAGAGCTACCTGCCCGATCCCTCCGGCTACATGTCGGCCGGCATCAACCAGGCGCTGGCCTATATCCGCGAGAACCTCACCCAGCCCTTCCACGAGGGGGATCTCGCCGCGATCGCGGGCCAGTCGACCGGCGCCTTCTCGCGGGCGTTCCGCCGGCACACCGGCATGTCGCTGCTGCAATATGTCAAGCGGCTGCGCATCAACCTCGCCTGCCAGATCCTGATGAGCGAGGAGCAGGCGACGATCTCGCAGATCTGCTTCGAGGTCGGCTTCAACAATCTTTCGAACTTCAACCGGCAGTTCCTGGCGGAGAAAGGCATGCCGCCATCGCAGTTCCGGCGGCTGCTGGCCGCCAATATCGCCACAGCCAGAGCGGCTTAG
- a CDS encoding ABC transporter substrate-binding protein produces MHEFSMKLAGAAVLALSILGGQPSSAMAGDVSGATVAFLMPDQGSTRYEEHDHPGFVAEMGKLCASCKVLYLNADGDVSKQQQQFNSVIAQGAKVIVLDPVDSAAAASLVHVAQSQGVKVVAYDRPIPKAKADFYVSFDNKAIGKAIAASLVDHLKARNVAVEDVGVLQINGSPTDAAAGLIKAGSHDGLAGGSYKTLAEFDTPNWLPTNAQQWAAGQISRFGKKVIGVVAANDGTAGGAIAAFKAAGVNPVPPVTGNDATIAALQLIIAGDQYNTISKPSEIVAAAAANVAVQLLKGETPKAETTLYDTPSQLFVPAVVTAENLKAEIIDKKIQTPEQLCTGRYAEGCKKLGIID; encoded by the coding sequence ATGCACGAATTTTCCATGAAGCTGGCCGGCGCCGCGGTGCTGGCCCTGTCCATCCTCGGCGGCCAGCCCTCGTCGGCGATGGCCGGCGACGTCTCCGGCGCGACCGTCGCCTTCCTGATGCCGGACCAGGGCTCGACCCGCTACGAGGAGCACGACCATCCCGGCTTCGTGGCCGAGATGGGCAAGCTGTGCGCCAGTTGCAAGGTGCTGTACCTCAACGCGGACGGCGACGTCTCCAAGCAGCAGCAGCAGTTCAATTCGGTGATCGCCCAGGGCGCCAAGGTGATCGTGCTCGACCCCGTCGATTCCGCGGCGGCCGCCTCGCTGGTGCACGTGGCGCAGAGCCAGGGCGTCAAGGTGGTGGCCTATGACCGGCCGATCCCGAAGGCCAAGGCGGACTTCTACGTCTCCTTCGACAACAAGGCGATCGGCAAGGCCATTGCCGCCTCGCTGGTGGACCATCTCAAGGCGCGCAACGTCGCGGTGGAGGATGTCGGCGTGCTGCAGATCAACGGCTCGCCGACCGATGCCGCCGCCGGCCTGATCAAGGCGGGCAGCCATGACGGCCTCGCCGGGGGTTCCTACAAGACCCTCGCCGAGTTCGACACGCCCAACTGGCTGCCGACCAATGCCCAGCAATGGGCGGCGGGCCAGATCTCCCGCTTCGGCAAGAAGGTGATCGGCGTCGTGGCGGCCAACGACGGCACGGCCGGCGGCGCCATCGCCGCCTTCAAGGCGGCGGGCGTCAACCCGGTGCCGCCGGTCACCGGCAACGACGCGACCATCGCGGCGCTGCAGCTGATCATCGCCGGCGACCAGTACAACACCATCTCCAAGCCGAGCGAGATCGTCGCCGCCGCCGCGGCCAACGTCGCGGTGCAATTGCTCAAAGGGGAGACGCCGAAAGCCGAGACGACGCTCTACGATACGCCATCCCAGCTCTTCGTGCCGGCGGTGGTGACGGCGGAGAACCTCAAGGCGGAGATCATCGACAAGAAGATCCAGACGCCCGAGCAGCTGTGCACGGGACGCTATGCCGAGGGCTGCAAGAAGCTCGGCATCATCGACTGA
- a CDS encoding ATP-binding cassette domain-containing protein: MTDPATISAPAHRPVLSLQGISKNYGAIHALADIDMDIHPGEIVALVGDNGAGKSTLVKILAGAHQPSAGTIAFEGRTVTLADPGAALRLGIATVFQDLALCENLDVVANIFLGRELAPWQLDEVAMEVRAWTLLNELSARIPSVREPVAALSGGQRQTVAIARSLLMQPKVILLDEPTAALGVAQTAEVLNLIERVRDRGLGVVMISHNMEDVRAVADRIVVLRLGRNNGEFSPDASNQELVSAITGAADNAASRRAGRRAAREEGSVPNLEGRP; encoded by the coding sequence ATGACTGATCCCGCCACCATCTCCGCGCCCGCCCACCGGCCCGTGCTCAGCCTTCAGGGCATCTCCAAGAATTATGGCGCCATCCACGCCCTCGCCGACATCGACATGGACATCCATCCCGGGGAGATCGTGGCGCTGGTCGGCGACAACGGCGCGGGCAAGTCGACCCTGGTCAAGATCCTGGCGGGCGCCCACCAGCCGAGCGCCGGCACCATCGCCTTCGAGGGCCGGACCGTGACGCTCGCCGATCCCGGCGCGGCGCTGCGGCTCGGCATCGCCACCGTGTTCCAGGACCTCGCCCTGTGCGAGAATCTCGACGTCGTCGCCAACATCTTCCTCGGCCGCGAGCTCGCGCCCTGGCAGCTCGACGAGGTGGCGATGGAGGTCCGCGCCTGGACGCTGCTGAACGAGCTCTCGGCGCGCATCCCGAGCGTGCGCGAGCCGGTGGCGGCGCTCTCGGGCGGGCAGCGCCAGACCGTGGCGATCGCCCGCTCCCTCCTGATGCAGCCGAAGGTGATCCTGCTCGACGAGCCGACCGCGGCCCTCGGCGTCGCCCAGACCGCCGAGGTGCTCAACCTGATCGAGCGGGTGCGCGACCGCGGCCTCGGCGTGGTGATGATCAGCCACAACATGGAGGACGTGCGCGCGGTCGCCGACCGCATCGTCGTGCTCCGGCTCGGGCGCAACAATGGCGAGTTCTCGCCGGACGCCTCCAACCAGGAGCTGGTCAGCGCCATCACCGGCGCCGCCGACAATGCCGCCAGCCGCCGCGCCGGCCGGCGCGCGGCGCGCGAGGAGGGCAGCGTGCCGAACCTGGAGGGGCGGCCATGA